A region of Ictidomys tridecemlineatus isolate mIctTri1 chromosome 4, mIctTri1.hap1, whole genome shotgun sequence DNA encodes the following proteins:
- the Egfl7 gene encoding epidermal growth factor-like protein 7 isoform X5: MWGSQELPLVWFLVLVVGATEHVYRPSRRVCAVGVARGPISESFVQRVYQPLLTTCDGHRACSTYRTIYRTAYRRSPARPQFACCPGWKRTSGLPGACGAAICQPPCGNGGSCVHPGHCHCPAGWQGDTCQTDVDECSTGGAGCPQRCVNTAGSYWCQCWEGHGPSADGTLCLPKGGPPRVAPGPTTGVDSMVREEVHQLQSRVDMLEQKLQLVLAPLHSLASRAVEQGLQDPGRLLAHSLQQLDRIDSLSEQISFLEEQLGSCSCKKEL; encoded by the exons ATGTGGGGCTCCCAGGAGCTGCCTCTAGTGTGGTTTCTGGTGCTGGTTGTGGGTGCCACGGAGCATGTCTACCGGCCCAG CCGCAGGGTATGTGCAGTGGGAGTTGCCAGGGGCCCCATCTCCGAGTCCTTCGTGCAGCGTGTGTACCAACCGCTCCTCACCACTTGCGATGGGCACCGAGCCTGCAGCACCTACCG CACTATCTACAGGACCGCCTATCGCCGCAGCCCTGCCCGGCCGCAATTCGCCTGCTGCCCTGGCTGGAAGAGGACCAGTGGGCTCCCTGGGGCCTGCGGAGCAG CAATATGCCAGCCACCGTGTGGGAACGGAGGGAGCTGTGTCCATCCAGGCCACTGCCACTGCCCTGCAGGGTGGCAGGGTGACACCTGCCAGACAG ATGTGGACGAGTGCAGCACTGGAGGAGCCGGCTGTCCCCAGCGTTGTGTCAACACTGCAGGCAGCTACTGGTGCCAGTGCTGGGAGGGGCACGGCCCGTCTGCAGATGGCACACTCTGCCTGCCCAAGGGAGGGCCCCCCAGGGTGGCCCCAGGTCCCACAACAG GAGTGGACAGCATGGTGAGAGAGGAGGTGCATCAGCTACAGTCCCGGGTGGACATGCTGGAGCAG AAGCTGCAGCTGGTGCTCGCCCCCCTGCACAGCCTGGCCTCGCGGGCCGTGGAACAGGGACTCCAGGACCCTGGCCGCCTTCTGGCCCACTCACTGCAGCAGCTGGACCGCATTGACTCACTGAGCGAGCAGATATCCTTcctggaggagcagctggggtcTT GCTCGTGCAAGAAGGAGCTGTGA
- the Agpat2 gene encoding 1-acyl-sn-glycerol-3-phosphate acyltransferase beta isoform X3 has translation MVTSLGRLIISWFVRSFKYAYGLRFDIKGRENLEVDRPCVIISNHQSILDMMGLMEILPKRCVQIAKRELLFLGPVGLIMYLGGVFFINRQRSSTALTVMADLGERMVEENLKVWIYPEGTRNDNGDLLPFKKGAFHLAVQAQVPIVPVVYSSFSSFYNLKTKLFTSGTIKVQVLDAVPTSGLTVADVPKLMDTCYHAMRSTFFHLSRTPQENGAIEGPAVQPAQ, from the exons AATCATCAGCTGGTTTGTACGGTCCTTTAAGTATGCCTACGGCCTTCGTTTTGACATCAAGGGCCGGGAGAACCTGGAGGTGGACCGGCCCTGTGTCATCATCTCCAACCACCAGAGCATCCTGGACATGATGG GCCTCATGGAGATCCTCCCCAAGCGCTGTGTGCAGATCGCCAAGCGGGAGCTCCTGTTCCTAGGGCCAGTGGGCCTGATCATGTACCTCGGGGGCGTCTTCTTCATCAACCGGCAGCGCTCCAGCACTGCCCTGACTGTGATGGCCGACCTGGGCGAGCGCATGGTCGAGGAGAAT CTCAAAGTGTGGATCTACCCCGAGGGCACACGCAATGACAACGGGGACCTGCTGCCCTTCAAGAAAGGTGCCTTTCACTTGGCAGTGCAGGCCCAG GTGCCCATTGTTCCTGTGGTGtactcctccttctcttccttctacaACCTCAAGACCAAGCTCTTCACCTCAG GGACAATCAAGGTCCAGGTGCTGGATGCCGTTCCCACCAGTGGCCTCACCGTGGCTGACGTTCCCAAGCTCATGGACACTTGCTACCACGCCATGAGGAGCACCTTCTTCCACTTGTCCAGGACTCCCCAGGAGAATGGGGCCATTGAGGGACCTGCTGTCCAGCCAGCCCAGTAG
- the Agpat2 gene encoding 1-acyl-sn-glycerol-3-phosphate acyltransferase beta isoform X2 — translation MMKRPRFRGLAVRWEEERIISWFVRSFKYAYGLRFDIKGRENLEVDRPCVIISNHQSILDMMGLMEILPKRCVQIAKRELLFLGPVGLIMYLGGVFFINRQRSSTALTVMADLGERMVEENLKVWIYPEGTRNDNGDLLPFKKGAFHLAVQAQVPIVPVVYSSFSSFYNLKTKLFTSGTIKVQVLDAVPTSGLTVADVPKLMDTCYHAMRSTFFHLSRTPQENGAIEGPAVQPAQ, via the exons ATGATGAAGAGACCGAGGTTCAGAGGCTTGGCAGTGAGATGGGAGGAGGAAAG AATCATCAGCTGGTTTGTACGGTCCTTTAAGTATGCCTACGGCCTTCGTTTTGACATCAAGGGCCGGGAGAACCTGGAGGTGGACCGGCCCTGTGTCATCATCTCCAACCACCAGAGCATCCTGGACATGATGG GCCTCATGGAGATCCTCCCCAAGCGCTGTGTGCAGATCGCCAAGCGGGAGCTCCTGTTCCTAGGGCCAGTGGGCCTGATCATGTACCTCGGGGGCGTCTTCTTCATCAACCGGCAGCGCTCCAGCACTGCCCTGACTGTGATGGCCGACCTGGGCGAGCGCATGGTCGAGGAGAAT CTCAAAGTGTGGATCTACCCCGAGGGCACACGCAATGACAACGGGGACCTGCTGCCCTTCAAGAAAGGTGCCTTTCACTTGGCAGTGCAGGCCCAG GTGCCCATTGTTCCTGTGGTGtactcctccttctcttccttctacaACCTCAAGACCAAGCTCTTCACCTCAG GGACAATCAAGGTCCAGGTGCTGGATGCCGTTCCCACCAGTGGCCTCACCGTGGCTGACGTTCCCAAGCTCATGGACACTTGCTACCACGCCATGAGGAGCACCTTCTTCCACTTGTCCAGGACTCCCCAGGAGAATGGGGCCATTGAGGGACCTGCTGTCCAGCCAGCCCAGTAG
- the Egfl7 gene encoding epidermal growth factor-like protein 7 isoform X1 has protein sequence MPQSATPQAQMEAAADRTGDRPQEVPWGVWAQHPHKGQGPCLARVGSSGGCGQAWAASAPGTSELWWPPSHRRAAVSSVQGMTSSPTPGHPEDKAIPPGHTGHVGLPGAASSVVSGAGCGCHGACLPAQPQGMCSGSCQGPHLRVLRAACVPTAPHHLRWAPSLQHLPHYLQDRLSPQPCPAAIRLLPWLEEDQWAPWGLRSRPPLPTAICQPPCGNGGSCVHPGHCHCPAGWQGDTCQTDVDECSTGGAGCPQRCVNTAGSYWCQCWEGHGPSADGTLCLPKGGPPRVAPGPTTGVDSMVREEVHQLQSRVDMLEQKLQLVLAPLHSLASRAVEQGLQDPGRLLAHSLQQLDRIDSLSEQISFLEEQLGSCSCKKEL, from the exons ATGCCCCAGTCGGCCACTCCGCAGGCCCAGATGGAGGCTGCAGCGGACAGGACAGGCGACCGCCCTCAGGAGGTGCCTTGGGGTGTCTGGGCCCAACACCCCCACAAGGGGCAGGGACCATGCCTGGCCCGAGTAGGCAGCAGTGGTGGCTGTGGCCAAGCCTGGGCGGCATCAG CCCCTGGCACCAGCGAGTTGTGGTGGCCCCCCTCACATAGAAGAGCAGCAGTCTCCAGTGTGCAGGGGATGACGAGCTCCCCCACACCCG GCCACCCAGAGGACAAGGCCATCCCTCCTGGACACACAGGCCATGTGGGGCTCCCAGGAGCTGCCTCTAGTGTGGTTTCTGGTGCTGGTTGTGGGTGCCACGGAGCATGTCTACCGGCCCAG CCGCAGGGTATGTGCAGTGGGAGTTGCCAGGGGCCCCATCTCCGAGTCCTTCGTGCAGCGTGTGTACCAACCGCTCCTCACCACTTGCGATGGGCACCGAGCCTGCAGCACCTACCG CACTATCTACAGGACCGCCTATCGCCGCAGCCCTGCCCGGCCGCAATTCGCCTGCTGCCCTGGCTGGAAGAGGACCAGTGGGCTCCCTGGGGCCTGCGGAGCAG GCCTCCCCTACCCACAGCAATATGCCAGCCACCGTGTGGGAACGGAGGGAGCTGTGTCCATCCAGGCCACTGCCACTGCCCTGCAGGGTGGCAGGGTGACACCTGCCAGACAG ATGTGGACGAGTGCAGCACTGGAGGAGCCGGCTGTCCCCAGCGTTGTGTCAACACTGCAGGCAGCTACTGGTGCCAGTGCTGGGAGGGGCACGGCCCGTCTGCAGATGGCACACTCTGCCTGCCCAAGGGAGGGCCCCCCAGGGTGGCCCCAGGTCCCACAACAG GAGTGGACAGCATGGTGAGAGAGGAGGTGCATCAGCTACAGTCCCGGGTGGACATGCTGGAGCAG AAGCTGCAGCTGGTGCTCGCCCCCCTGCACAGCCTGGCCTCGCGGGCCGTGGAACAGGGACTCCAGGACCCTGGCCGCCTTCTGGCCCACTCACTGCAGCAGCTGGACCGCATTGACTCACTGAGCGAGCAGATATCCTTcctggaggagcagctggggtcTT GCTCGTGCAAGAAGGAGCTGTGA
- the Agpat2 gene encoding 1-acyl-sn-glycerol-3-phosphate acyltransferase beta isoform X4 — MVAGSCRIISWFVRSFKYAYGLRFDIKGRENLEVDRPCVIISNHQSILDMMGLMEILPKRCVQIAKRELLFLGPVGLIMYLGGVFFINRQRSSTALTVMADLGERMVEENLKVWIYPEGTRNDNGDLLPFKKGAFHLAVQAQVPIVPVVYSSFSSFYNLKTKLFTSGTIKVQVLDAVPTSGLTVADVPKLMDTCYHAMRSTFFHLSRTPQENGAIEGPAVQPAQ; from the exons AATCATCAGCTGGTTTGTACGGTCCTTTAAGTATGCCTACGGCCTTCGTTTTGACATCAAGGGCCGGGAGAACCTGGAGGTGGACCGGCCCTGTGTCATCATCTCCAACCACCAGAGCATCCTGGACATGATGG GCCTCATGGAGATCCTCCCCAAGCGCTGTGTGCAGATCGCCAAGCGGGAGCTCCTGTTCCTAGGGCCAGTGGGCCTGATCATGTACCTCGGGGGCGTCTTCTTCATCAACCGGCAGCGCTCCAGCACTGCCCTGACTGTGATGGCCGACCTGGGCGAGCGCATGGTCGAGGAGAAT CTCAAAGTGTGGATCTACCCCGAGGGCACACGCAATGACAACGGGGACCTGCTGCCCTTCAAGAAAGGTGCCTTTCACTTGGCAGTGCAGGCCCAG GTGCCCATTGTTCCTGTGGTGtactcctccttctcttccttctacaACCTCAAGACCAAGCTCTTCACCTCAG GGACAATCAAGGTCCAGGTGCTGGATGCCGTTCCCACCAGTGGCCTCACCGTGGCTGACGTTCCCAAGCTCATGGACACTTGCTACCACGCCATGAGGAGCACCTTCTTCCACTTGTCCAGGACTCCCCAGGAGAATGGGGCCATTGAGGGACCTGCTGTCCAGCCAGCCCAGTAG
- the Egfl7 gene encoding epidermal growth factor-like protein 7 isoform X4: MRLRSSGWPCHSSPLACTLWERGCVPSTSNLSTLTGHPEDKAIPPGHTGHVGLPGAASSVVSGAGCGCHGACLPAQPQGMCSGSCQGPHLRVLRAACVPTAPHHLRWAPSLQHLPHYLQDRLSPQPCPAAIRLLPWLEEDQWAPWGLRSRPPLPTAICQPPCGNGGSCVHPGHCHCPAGWQGDTCQTDVDECSTGGAGCPQRCVNTAGSYWCQCWEGHGPSADGTLCLPKGGPPRVAPGPTTGVDSMVREEVHQLQSRVDMLEQKLQLVLAPLHSLASRAVEQGLQDPGRLLAHSLQQLDRIDSLSEQISFLEEQLGSCSCKKEL, from the exons ATGAGGCTCAGGAGCTCTGGCTGGCCTTGCCACTCCTCCCCTCTGGCCTGCACACTGTGGGAACGAGGCTGCGTCCCCTCCACCAGCAACCTCAGCACACTAACAG GCCACCCAGAGGACAAGGCCATCCCTCCTGGACACACAGGCCATGTGGGGCTCCCAGGAGCTGCCTCTAGTGTGGTTTCTGGTGCTGGTTGTGGGTGCCACGGAGCATGTCTACCGGCCCAG CCGCAGGGTATGTGCAGTGGGAGTTGCCAGGGGCCCCATCTCCGAGTCCTTCGTGCAGCGTGTGTACCAACCGCTCCTCACCACTTGCGATGGGCACCGAGCCTGCAGCACCTACCG CACTATCTACAGGACCGCCTATCGCCGCAGCCCTGCCCGGCCGCAATTCGCCTGCTGCCCTGGCTGGAAGAGGACCAGTGGGCTCCCTGGGGCCTGCGGAGCAG GCCTCCCCTACCCACAGCAATATGCCAGCCACCGTGTGGGAACGGAGGGAGCTGTGTCCATCCAGGCCACTGCCACTGCCCTGCAGGGTGGCAGGGTGACACCTGCCAGACAG ATGTGGACGAGTGCAGCACTGGAGGAGCCGGCTGTCCCCAGCGTTGTGTCAACACTGCAGGCAGCTACTGGTGCCAGTGCTGGGAGGGGCACGGCCCGTCTGCAGATGGCACACTCTGCCTGCCCAAGGGAGGGCCCCCCAGGGTGGCCCCAGGTCCCACAACAG GAGTGGACAGCATGGTGAGAGAGGAGGTGCATCAGCTACAGTCCCGGGTGGACATGCTGGAGCAG AAGCTGCAGCTGGTGCTCGCCCCCCTGCACAGCCTGGCCTCGCGGGCCGTGGAACAGGGACTCCAGGACCCTGGCCGCCTTCTGGCCCACTCACTGCAGCAGCTGGACCGCATTGACTCACTGAGCGAGCAGATATCCTTcctggaggagcagctggggtcTT GCTCGTGCAAGAAGGAGCTGTGA
- the Egfl7 gene encoding epidermal growth factor-like protein 7 isoform X3 — protein MPQSATPQAQMEAAADRTGDRPQEVPWGVWAQHPHKGQGPCLARVGSSGGCGQAWAASGHPEDKAIPPGHTGHVGLPGAASSVVSGAGCGCHGACLPAQPQGMCSGSCQGPHLRVLRAACVPTAPHHLRWAPSLQHLPHYLQDRLSPQPCPAAIRLLPWLEEDQWAPWGLRSRPPLPTAICQPPCGNGGSCVHPGHCHCPAGWQGDTCQTDVDECSTGGAGCPQRCVNTAGSYWCQCWEGHGPSADGTLCLPKGGPPRVAPGPTTGVDSMVREEVHQLQSRVDMLEQKLQLVLAPLHSLASRAVEQGLQDPGRLLAHSLQQLDRIDSLSEQISFLEEQLGSCSCKKEL, from the exons ATGCCCCAGTCGGCCACTCCGCAGGCCCAGATGGAGGCTGCAGCGGACAGGACAGGCGACCGCCCTCAGGAGGTGCCTTGGGGTGTCTGGGCCCAACACCCCCACAAGGGGCAGGGACCATGCCTGGCCCGAGTAGGCAGCAGTGGTGGCTGTGGCCAAGCCTGGGCGGCATCAG GCCACCCAGAGGACAAGGCCATCCCTCCTGGACACACAGGCCATGTGGGGCTCCCAGGAGCTGCCTCTAGTGTGGTTTCTGGTGCTGGTTGTGGGTGCCACGGAGCATGTCTACCGGCCCAG CCGCAGGGTATGTGCAGTGGGAGTTGCCAGGGGCCCCATCTCCGAGTCCTTCGTGCAGCGTGTGTACCAACCGCTCCTCACCACTTGCGATGGGCACCGAGCCTGCAGCACCTACCG CACTATCTACAGGACCGCCTATCGCCGCAGCCCTGCCCGGCCGCAATTCGCCTGCTGCCCTGGCTGGAAGAGGACCAGTGGGCTCCCTGGGGCCTGCGGAGCAG GCCTCCCCTACCCACAGCAATATGCCAGCCACCGTGTGGGAACGGAGGGAGCTGTGTCCATCCAGGCCACTGCCACTGCCCTGCAGGGTGGCAGGGTGACACCTGCCAGACAG ATGTGGACGAGTGCAGCACTGGAGGAGCCGGCTGTCCCCAGCGTTGTGTCAACACTGCAGGCAGCTACTGGTGCCAGTGCTGGGAGGGGCACGGCCCGTCTGCAGATGGCACACTCTGCCTGCCCAAGGGAGGGCCCCCCAGGGTGGCCCCAGGTCCCACAACAG GAGTGGACAGCATGGTGAGAGAGGAGGTGCATCAGCTACAGTCCCGGGTGGACATGCTGGAGCAG AAGCTGCAGCTGGTGCTCGCCCCCCTGCACAGCCTGGCCTCGCGGGCCGTGGAACAGGGACTCCAGGACCCTGGCCGCCTTCTGGCCCACTCACTGCAGCAGCTGGACCGCATTGACTCACTGAGCGAGCAGATATCCTTcctggaggagcagctggggtcTT GCTCGTGCAAGAAGGAGCTGTGA
- the Agpat2 gene encoding 1-acyl-sn-glycerol-3-phosphate acyltransferase beta isoform X1 has translation MDLWPWLTAALLLLLLLVQLSRAARFYAKISLYCVLCLSVSAVASAVCLLRHGGRTVENMRIISWFVRSFKYAYGLRFDIKGRENLEVDRPCVIISNHQSILDMMGLMEILPKRCVQIAKRELLFLGPVGLIMYLGGVFFINRQRSSTALTVMADLGERMVEENLKVWIYPEGTRNDNGDLLPFKKGAFHLAVQAQVPIVPVVYSSFSSFYNLKTKLFTSGTIKVQVLDAVPTSGLTVADVPKLMDTCYHAMRSTFFHLSRTPQENGAIEGPAVQPAQ, from the exons tcgtGCAGCTGAGCCGCGCGGCCAGGTTCTACGCCAAGATCAGCCTCTACTGCGTGCTCTGCCTGTCCGTCTCCGCCGTGGCCTCGGCCGTCTGCCTGCTGCGCCACGGCGGCCGCACCGTGGAGAACATGAG AATCATCAGCTGGTTTGTACGGTCCTTTAAGTATGCCTACGGCCTTCGTTTTGACATCAAGGGCCGGGAGAACCTGGAGGTGGACCGGCCCTGTGTCATCATCTCCAACCACCAGAGCATCCTGGACATGATGG GCCTCATGGAGATCCTCCCCAAGCGCTGTGTGCAGATCGCCAAGCGGGAGCTCCTGTTCCTAGGGCCAGTGGGCCTGATCATGTACCTCGGGGGCGTCTTCTTCATCAACCGGCAGCGCTCCAGCACTGCCCTGACTGTGATGGCCGACCTGGGCGAGCGCATGGTCGAGGAGAAT CTCAAAGTGTGGATCTACCCCGAGGGCACACGCAATGACAACGGGGACCTGCTGCCCTTCAAGAAAGGTGCCTTTCACTTGGCAGTGCAGGCCCAG GTGCCCATTGTTCCTGTGGTGtactcctccttctcttccttctacaACCTCAAGACCAAGCTCTTCACCTCAG GGACAATCAAGGTCCAGGTGCTGGATGCCGTTCCCACCAGTGGCCTCACCGTGGCTGACGTTCCCAAGCTCATGGACACTTGCTACCACGCCATGAGGAGCACCTTCTTCCACTTGTCCAGGACTCCCCAGGAGAATGGGGCCATTGAGGGACCTGCTGTCCAGCCAGCCCAGTAG
- the Egfl7 gene encoding epidermal growth factor-like protein 7 isoform X2, producing the protein MRLRSSGWPCHSSPLACTLWERGCVPSTSNLSTLTAPGTSELWWPPSHRRAAVSSVQGMTSSPTPGHPEDKAIPPGHTGHVGLPGAASSVVSGAGCGCHGACLPAQPQGMCSGSCQGPHLRVLRAACVPTAPHHLRWAPSLQHLPHYLQDRLSPQPCPAAIRLLPWLEEDQWAPWGLRSRPPLPTAICQPPCGNGGSCVHPGHCHCPAGWQGDTCQTDVDECSTGGAGCPQRCVNTAGSYWCQCWEGHGPSADGTLCLPKGGPPRVAPGPTTGVDSMVREEVHQLQSRVDMLEQKLQLVLAPLHSLASRAVEQGLQDPGRLLAHSLQQLDRIDSLSEQISFLEEQLGSCSCKKEL; encoded by the exons ATGAGGCTCAGGAGCTCTGGCTGGCCTTGCCACTCCTCCCCTCTGGCCTGCACACTGTGGGAACGAGGCTGCGTCCCCTCCACCAGCAACCTCAGCACACTAACAG CCCCTGGCACCAGCGAGTTGTGGTGGCCCCCCTCACATAGAAGAGCAGCAGTCTCCAGTGTGCAGGGGATGACGAGCTCCCCCACACCCG GCCACCCAGAGGACAAGGCCATCCCTCCTGGACACACAGGCCATGTGGGGCTCCCAGGAGCTGCCTCTAGTGTGGTTTCTGGTGCTGGTTGTGGGTGCCACGGAGCATGTCTACCGGCCCAG CCGCAGGGTATGTGCAGTGGGAGTTGCCAGGGGCCCCATCTCCGAGTCCTTCGTGCAGCGTGTGTACCAACCGCTCCTCACCACTTGCGATGGGCACCGAGCCTGCAGCACCTACCG CACTATCTACAGGACCGCCTATCGCCGCAGCCCTGCCCGGCCGCAATTCGCCTGCTGCCCTGGCTGGAAGAGGACCAGTGGGCTCCCTGGGGCCTGCGGAGCAG GCCTCCCCTACCCACAGCAATATGCCAGCCACCGTGTGGGAACGGAGGGAGCTGTGTCCATCCAGGCCACTGCCACTGCCCTGCAGGGTGGCAGGGTGACACCTGCCAGACAG ATGTGGACGAGTGCAGCACTGGAGGAGCCGGCTGTCCCCAGCGTTGTGTCAACACTGCAGGCAGCTACTGGTGCCAGTGCTGGGAGGGGCACGGCCCGTCTGCAGATGGCACACTCTGCCTGCCCAAGGGAGGGCCCCCCAGGGTGGCCCCAGGTCCCACAACAG GAGTGGACAGCATGGTGAGAGAGGAGGTGCATCAGCTACAGTCCCGGGTGGACATGCTGGAGCAG AAGCTGCAGCTGGTGCTCGCCCCCCTGCACAGCCTGGCCTCGCGGGCCGTGGAACAGGGACTCCAGGACCCTGGCCGCCTTCTGGCCCACTCACTGCAGCAGCTGGACCGCATTGACTCACTGAGCGAGCAGATATCCTTcctggaggagcagctggggtcTT GCTCGTGCAAGAAGGAGCTGTGA